In Amycolatopsis coloradensis, one genomic interval encodes:
- a CDS encoding Dyp-type peroxidase — MRTGRPAALARSVIAGAARQYECQCAEYRHDHATTETRHARQFGTTAEFAYGWADMARSTSVRRFENHPSRRAFLGATATVVAAGLTAGCESDSAQPGRLDTPASTTPVPPTGPYQAGITLPRQAQPNLLAVVADVADGVAVGPLLAELGEAVGTLTAGTDTRLLGLSPGDLTVTIGVGPRLVRMADPSLPGTTELPEFSRERIAPQARGGDLLIQVCAGDAVVIPIVAAALLHQAGDRIHERWRQSGRRGSTIPVAPGLTAPRNVFGFIDGIVGPHTAAEQERDLWLAGPSPVTRGTIAVLRRMELDLPRFTALPVATQEAVFGRRRDTGTPLSGGAIASDPDLGAKTPDGRYLIPADAHMRRAHPNTVGVGLMLRRSYNIDEPAPGLLFISFQNDIRTFTNTLTRMDNGDALLPFTTTTASASFLILPGFDRQHPLGATLFR, encoded by the coding sequence CGAGTACCGCCACGATCACGCGACAACCGAAACGAGGCATGCTCGTCAGTTTGGCACCACCGCCGAATTCGCCTACGGCTGGGCGGATATGGCACGCTCCACATCCGTGCGCCGATTCGAAAATCACCCGTCACGCCGTGCGTTTCTCGGTGCCACCGCTACCGTGGTGGCCGCCGGCCTCACCGCGGGGTGTGAATCGGATTCCGCCCAGCCGGGCCGGCTCGACACTCCTGCGTCAACCACGCCGGTGCCGCCAACGGGTCCTTATCAAGCCGGGATCACGCTCCCACGACAAGCCCAGCCCAACCTGCTGGCCGTCGTGGCCGACGTCGCTGATGGCGTGGCGGTCGGCCCGTTACTGGCCGAACTCGGCGAGGCCGTCGGCACGCTCACCGCGGGGACCGATACACGACTCCTCGGCCTGTCACCGGGCGATCTCACCGTGACGATCGGGGTGGGCCCCCGGCTGGTGCGCATGGCCGATCCGTCCTTACCCGGCACAACGGAACTCCCCGAGTTCTCCCGCGAGCGGATCGCCCCACAGGCACGTGGCGGGGATCTGCTGATACAGGTTTGTGCCGGCGACGCCGTCGTTATACCGATCGTCGCGGCCGCACTCCTGCACCAGGCCGGCGACCGCATCCACGAACGCTGGCGCCAGTCCGGGCGCCGCGGTTCGACCATTCCCGTGGCTCCGGGCCTTACCGCGCCACGAAACGTGTTCGGTTTCATCGACGGCATCGTGGGCCCGCACACGGCCGCCGAACAGGAACGAGACCTGTGGCTGGCCGGGCCGTCCCCGGTCACCCGCGGCACCATCGCCGTGCTCCGACGCATGGAACTCGACCTGCCACGGTTCACCGCGTTGCCCGTCGCCACCCAGGAGGCGGTCTTCGGTCGACGCCGAGACACCGGTACACCTCTCTCCGGCGGCGCCATCGCCTCCGATCCAGACCTCGGCGCGAAAACGCCGGACGGGCGCTATCTGATCCCGGCTGATGCCCACATGCGCAGAGCGCACCCCAACACGGTTGGCGTCGGCCTCATGCTGCGCCGCTCCTACAACATCGACGAACCCGCACCCGGCCTGCTCTTCATCAGCTTCCAGAACGACATCCGAACCTTCACCAACACCCTCACCCGGATGGACAACGGCGACGCACTGCTGCCGTTCACCACCACCACCGCCAGTGCGAGCTTCCTGATACTCCCCGGGTTCGACCGACAACACCCGCTTGGCGCCACGCTTTTCCGCTAG
- a CDS encoding helix-turn-helix transcriptional regulator, producing MEGDLAGRLLFVLSRVPDDELRARPRLMISWISAYYAMNQPHVSELRPYLRHYTELGTRLAATMDIAGETSVATLVTVGTAAMIGLRMRGASAEAEELGERLTVRAAQLSSLPGADGEPRPGWLAMQRGLTRSLMDDFPAAVEWYRQAYERATVAPETAATALNAAANLAMIFAHLGHCALAHQWLERMRGFESPSERVRFLLTVGGTIAEGWDALDRYDEASLADRLEITGDGTKQLEVWPFVAALTFAYGLYLGDPVTSLAHLGTLPLSHAPELVAQGTAFQVIRRAHIELLIATGQATRALRLIKEADPQGSWLALPTARLRLLNGEYEVVRAMASRTSWHETTSRRDVRQMLLLKAIAAMRMGDEDEARRSLVLVRRVRTPDEVLSLASLSPGDRDEVIRLGDLPLTDEAVQRLARARPVFPERVELVELTNREQVVLSELDAGLTIAEVARKLVVSVNTVRTQVKSAYRKLNASSREDALMRAYELGVL from the coding sequence GTGGAGGGTGACCTCGCCGGTCGGCTGCTTTTCGTTCTCAGCCGGGTACCGGACGACGAGCTGCGCGCTCGTCCGCGCCTGATGATCTCGTGGATCAGCGCTTACTACGCGATGAACCAACCCCACGTCAGCGAACTCAGGCCATATCTGCGCCACTACACAGAGCTCGGTACCCGCCTGGCGGCGACGATGGACATCGCGGGCGAGACTTCGGTGGCGACACTCGTCACAGTCGGCACCGCGGCGATGATCGGGTTGCGTATGCGAGGGGCGAGCGCCGAGGCCGAGGAGCTGGGCGAGCGCCTCACGGTCCGCGCGGCGCAGCTCAGCTCGCTGCCCGGCGCCGATGGGGAACCGCGCCCTGGGTGGCTTGCCATGCAGCGAGGTCTGACGCGTTCGCTGATGGATGACTTCCCGGCCGCGGTGGAGTGGTACCGCCAGGCGTACGAGCGCGCGACGGTCGCGCCGGAAACGGCGGCCACTGCCCTCAACGCCGCCGCGAATCTCGCCATGATCTTCGCGCATCTCGGTCACTGTGCCCTCGCCCACCAGTGGCTTGAACGGATGCGTGGCTTCGAGTCGCCCTCCGAGCGGGTCCGTTTCTTGCTCACCGTGGGTGGGACGATCGCTGAAGGCTGGGACGCGCTGGACCGCTACGACGAGGCGAGCCTCGCGGACCGCCTGGAGATCACCGGCGACGGTACCAAGCAACTGGAGGTCTGGCCCTTCGTGGCGGCGTTGACGTTCGCGTACGGGTTGTACCTCGGCGATCCGGTGACGTCGCTGGCCCATCTGGGCACGCTCCCGCTCAGCCATGCGCCCGAGCTCGTCGCGCAGGGCACCGCCTTCCAAGTGATCCGACGTGCCCACATCGAGCTGCTGATCGCCACCGGTCAGGCCACCCGCGCACTGCGGTTGATCAAGGAGGCGGACCCGCAGGGGTCGTGGCTGGCGCTTCCGACCGCCCGGCTCCGCCTGCTCAACGGCGAATACGAGGTGGTCCGCGCGATGGCCTCGCGCACGTCCTGGCACGAAACCACATCGCGTCGGGACGTCCGGCAGATGCTGCTGCTCAAGGCGATCGCCGCAATGCGTATGGGTGACGAGGACGAGGCACGCCGGTCGCTTGTGCTGGTCCGCCGCGTGCGGACGCCGGATGAAGTGCTCTCGCTCGCCTCGTTGTCGCCGGGCGATCGCGATGAGGTGATCCGGCTGGGTGACCTTCCCCTGACCGATGAGGCGGTACAGCGTCTGGCGCGGGCCCGTCCGGTGTTCCCGGAACGCGTCGAGTTGGTCGAGCTGACCAACAGGGAGCAGGTGGTCCTCAGCGAACTGGACGCGGGCCTGACCATCGCGGAGGTCGCGCGCAAGCTCGTCGTGTCCGTCAACACCGTGCGCACGCAGGTGAAAAGCGCCTACCGCAAGCTGAACGCGTCCAGCCGCGAGGACGCGCTGATGCGGGCTTACGAGCTCGGCGTGCTCTAG
- a CDS encoding glycosyltransferase 87 family protein, translating into MVRINALTAVGIAVTVLVAIALVWWLSDIPLGVDSAVYRAGGSAVLHGEPLYAHLTALPEWAPELPFTYPPFAALLFVPLTALPAHVCWGLLAIAAAPSLYVALRPFTERAYVPLLLLAAFALQPVWQTIGLGQVNLLLMAVVVADVLLLRESRFRGIGIGLAAAVKLIPLIFIVHLLLVRRIADAARALAAFLGATTLAFVLLPKDSLRYWTSAIFNSHFAEMKGWVGNQSWQGFIARTLPEGSIATVLIGCFGVLCAVVMMWLVRSLHRAGDDPAALLVTAGCALLVSPISWTHHWVWVVPALGYLCTRRPAMGIAAVVFTGWTVAVVPGGGGAERTWNFGQAVVGNAYLIAALALIFVLCRRLSDVDSETAVSAVGRGR; encoded by the coding sequence ATGGTTCGGATCAACGCCCTGACCGCGGTCGGCATCGCGGTCACCGTGCTCGTCGCGATCGCGCTCGTCTGGTGGCTTTCGGACATCCCGCTGGGGGTCGACTCGGCCGTCTACCGCGCCGGTGGGTCCGCCGTGCTCCACGGGGAGCCGCTGTACGCACACCTGACCGCATTACCCGAGTGGGCGCCGGAACTCCCGTTCACCTATCCGCCGTTCGCCGCGCTGCTCTTCGTTCCGCTGACCGCGCTGCCGGCACACGTGTGCTGGGGGCTGCTGGCGATCGCGGCGGCACCTTCGCTCTATGTCGCGCTCCGGCCTTTCACCGAGCGCGCGTACGTCCCGCTCCTGCTGCTCGCCGCCTTCGCCCTGCAACCGGTGTGGCAGACGATCGGGCTCGGCCAGGTCAATCTTCTCCTGATGGCCGTCGTGGTCGCGGATGTGCTGCTGCTGCGCGAATCGCGCTTCCGCGGAATCGGGATCGGCCTCGCGGCGGCGGTCAAACTGATCCCGCTGATCTTCATCGTCCACCTCCTGCTCGTCCGGCGGATCGCCGACGCGGCCCGCGCCTTGGCCGCTTTCCTCGGCGCGACGACACTCGCGTTCGTCCTCCTGCCGAAGGATTCCCTGCGCTACTGGACGTCCGCGATCTTCAACAGCCACTTCGCGGAGATGAAAGGCTGGGTGGGGAACCAGTCGTGGCAAGGATTCATCGCACGTACGCTGCCGGAGGGCAGCATCGCGACAGTGCTGATCGGCTGCTTCGGGGTCCTCTGCGCGGTGGTGATGATGTGGCTCGTCCGAAGTCTTCACCGCGCGGGCGACGACCCCGCCGCCCTGCTGGTGACGGCCGGCTGCGCCTTGCTGGTCAGCCCGATCTCGTGGACGCACCATTGGGTTTGGGTGGTGCCCGCACTCGGCTACCTGTGCACCAGGCGGCCGGCGATGGGCATTGCCGCCGTCGTGTTCACGGGCTGGACCGTCGCCGTGGTTCCCGGTGGAGGCGGCGCCGAGCGAACGTGGAACTTCGGCCAAGCCGTCGTCGGCAACGCCTACCTGATCGCGGCGCTCGCCCTGATCTTCGTGCTCTGCCGCCGACTATCCGATGTGGACAGTGAGACCGCCGTTTCAGCCGTGGGGCGGGGGAGATGA
- a CDS encoding response regulator transcription factor: MITVVIADDQTMVRQSFRAVLDAQDDIRVVGEAPDGAAAVALCAELAPDVVLMDVRMPGLDGLEATRRIVERWHEIRVLMLTTFDIDEYVFGGLRAGASGFLLKDAPLDDLVTAVRVVAAGNALFAPAITKRLVGEFTRTHAAAQAGNTRVADLTARETDVLRLIARGLSNAEIAGALVIAEQTAKSHVSRVFTKLGVRDRAQAVVVAYEAGLIVPGSDS; the protein is encoded by the coding sequence GTGATCACGGTGGTCATCGCCGACGACCAGACCATGGTCCGGCAGAGTTTCCGCGCCGTGCTCGACGCGCAGGACGACATCCGGGTGGTCGGCGAGGCGCCCGACGGGGCCGCCGCCGTCGCCCTCTGCGCCGAACTGGCACCGGACGTGGTGCTGATGGACGTCCGCATGCCCGGGCTGGACGGGCTCGAAGCGACCAGGCGCATCGTGGAGAGGTGGCACGAGATCCGCGTGCTGATGCTCACCACCTTCGACATCGACGAGTACGTGTTCGGCGGGCTGCGGGCGGGTGCCAGCGGCTTCCTGCTGAAGGACGCTCCGCTGGACGACCTGGTCACGGCCGTCAGGGTGGTCGCCGCGGGCAACGCGCTCTTCGCGCCGGCGATCACCAAACGGCTGGTCGGTGAGTTCACCCGGACCCACGCCGCCGCGCAGGCGGGCAACACCCGGGTGGCGGACCTGACCGCGCGGGAAACCGACGTGCTCCGCCTGATCGCGCGCGGCCTGTCCAACGCCGAGATCGCCGGAGCGCTGGTGATCGCGGAGCAGACCGCGAAATCCCATGTCAGCAGGGTCTTCACCAAACTCGGCGTCCGTGACCGCGCCCAAGCCGTCGTGGTCGCCTACGAGGCCGGGCTCATCGTGCCGGGCAGCGACTCCTAG